The genome window ATCCGGGCGTGGGCCTCGGCGTCGATGCTGATCGGGAACGGACGGACCATTGTCGACTGTCCCTGCCGCGTGATCTCCGAATGCTCGTGATCGATCCGCGCTTCCAGGAACCGATCGACGGTGGTCAGGAAGTTCTGGCAGTGATAGCGGATGTGGAACCCCAGCAGGTCGTTGCCGAGCAGTCCGTCCAGCAACTCCTCCTTCCATGGGAAGGGACGGAACATCTCGTGGTTGGGCCACGGAATGTGAAAGAACTGCAGGATCTTGAGATCGCCTCCCCGCTCCTTCAGGAGCCGAGGGAGAAGGCAGAAGTGATAGTCCTGGATGAAAACGACAGCCGGCTCTCCATCCGCTTCGCGAATGACGGCGTCAGCGAAGCGTTCGTTCACGCGGCGATACGTCTGCCAGTCCGCCTCGTCGAAATGCGGCCGGGTGAACGTGACGTGGCACAGGGGCCACAGCGCGCGGTTGGAGAGGCCGTAGTAGTACCCTTCCTCCTCCTCTTTCGTGAGCCACACCCTCCGCAAGCGGTAACGCGGCGAATCCGGGGGGACCTGCAGGCTGTCGTTCTGATCCACGACCTCGGCATCGGCGTCGCCGGCTCCGTGGGCAATCCAGGTCCCGCCGCTCGCCATCATGATCGGGTCGATCGCGGTCGACATACCGCTCGCCGGCCGAAAGCAGGCGATGCCATCTTCCGTGAAGCGGTGGATGTAAGGCTCGCGATTGGAGACCGCGATGAACTTCCGGTTCGAGAGCTCCGCTCCGATCAGACCTTCCAGCCGGGCCCGGTCCCACGTGGTTGCCATCAATCCCAGTCCTCCCGGTGGTTCACCGCCCCACCATGGCGACTCATCTCCCCTGCGCCAACCTCTGTCATCAACTCGGAGCGAATTCGGTGACACGGATGTCCCGGAGCAGCATCCGAAACCGCAGTTCCCCTTGGGAGGTGAGGCCTTCTCCTCTGTCGATCGGATCGGCCAGATCGGCCGAGCTGAAGAAGGTCTGTGGGCCGGTTGGCCCTCCTCTTCGTTACACTCGACCTTGAGCGCGACTCGAATTCGATCAGCATGGGAACCGTGATGAAGTCATTGGCCGCCGTCGTTTCCTGGTTCGTGGGGACGGAGAATGCCAGCATTGCGAAGTGGATTCTCCTTTCCAGTGCCATCGGGATCGTGGCGGGGCTTGGAGCGATCGTCTTTCAGATCTCCAGCCAAGCGGTCTTTCACCACACCCTCGGCAATCTCGCGCATTACTCGCCCGGTGAGCCGCGAGGAGAACATACACCTTTCACGCACGACGCAGAGTCACCGTTGTCGCCCGTGATGTTGCTGGTGGCCATCACGTTGGGAGGACTCGTTTCCGGGATTCTCGTCTACACATTCGCACCCGAGGCGGAAGGACATGGCACCGACGCCGCGATAGAAGCCTTTCACCAGAAACGCGGCTATATCAAGCCATTGATTCCGATCGTCAAGCTGGTGGCCTCCGCCGTGACCATCGGCACCGGTGGGTCCGGAGGACGCGAGGGCCCGATCGCACAGATCGGCGCCGGATTCGGCTCGTTCCTGGGGACGCGGCTCGGACTCTCGTCTCGCGATCGACGGCTCATGTTGACAGCCGGAATCGCCGCGGGGGTCGGCTCCATCTTTCGCGCCCCTCTGGCGGCGGCCATCTTTTCGGCCGAGATCCTCTATCGCGACGCCGATCTGGAGACGGATGCCATCATCCCGTCGGCGATCTCTTCCATTGTTGGATTCAGTGTCTACTCGCTGAGCCTTCCCGCAGACAAACGGTTCATGCCGTTGTTCGGCAATGGTCTGGGATACTCCGTGACGTCGATCGCTGAGTTGCTTCCTCTCACTTTGCTCGTTGCGGTGTTGGTTGCGGCCAGCTTCGCCTACGTCCGCGTCTTCTACGGGTTGCACGCCGCATTCAAGAAAGTGCCTGTGTCGCCGCAACTGCGGCCAGCGATCGGAGCATTTCTGACAGGCCTTTGCGGGCTGGGCCTCTATTTCACTTCGGGCCGGAATCCTCATCTTCTGAGCGTACTCTCCACGGGTTATGGAGTTCTGCAGACGGCCCTGGAGAATGCGCAGAGCCTGGGAGCGACGACGCTGATCCTTGTCGCGGTCTTCAAGATTCTCACGACATCGCTGACGATCGGGTCGGGAGGCTCTGGCGGCGTCTTTGGCCCGTCGATGGTGATCGGCGGCTGCTTGGGTGCGGCCGTAGGGCTCGCAGCGCATTCCGTCGTCCCTTCCTTGGCGCCCAAGCCCGAAATCTTTGCGATCGTCGGAATGGCGGGATTCTTTGCCGGGAGCGCCCACGCACCCATCTCGACGATCATCATGGTGTCAGAGATGACAGGCGACTACCGCCTGTTGTTGCCCACCATGTGGGTCTCCACACTTTGCTTCCTCCTCTGTCACCGCTGGTCGCTTTATGAGAAGCAGGTCCCAACTCGTATGGACTCGCCGGCGCACCGTGGAGACTTCCTTGTGGATGTCCTCGAAGGACTGCACGTGAAAGACGTCCAGCTCCGACAGCGCGAAACAATCCGGGAATCCATGACGATGAAGCAGATCATGGACGTCCTGCCGACAACGCGTCAGAGCATCTTTCCCGTCGTCGACATGGGGGACCGGGTCGTCGGCGTGTTCTCGATCGACGATGTCAGGTCGTACTTCTTCGATCAGTCGATCTGGACGCTCGCCAACGCAAGGGACGTCATGACAACTCGCATCGTGAGCCTGACGCCGAAAGATGACCTGAATACGGCCCTCCGACGTTTCACTTCCGTCAATGTCGACGAACTGCCCGTTTTGAGCGAGGAGGGGGCCAAACTCCTTGGCATGCTCTCGCGCAAGGACACAGTCGCAGAATACAACCGCCGGGTACTGGCACATCAAGAGGCCGTCGCAGCGCATGCGTAGGCATAAGCGTTTGTCGACCGGGAACTCGCAGCCAAGTGACTCGCCCTCCCGACTGGTAATTCGCCGGCTCGCCGACGGGATTCCACTGTGGTGAGCGAGAGTATTTCTCCGTTGCGTCCGGCCCAAGCTGTCTCCAGAATCCGTCCGCTCGGGGATGGTCGAGCGGAGCGGTGGTTGGCCCTACACCCTCCGATCCCGTCCCCGGGCGTCGTTTTCCGCTGATCCAACGAGGGGCGCTCTGCCTATGTCGACGAGGAGAAGCCGGCTTACGTCGGTGCCCATTTCACAACGAAGGGCAAGTCTCCCTGAGGAATTCGCCTCCCGATGCCGTTGCCGTCCTGAACCTGGCCGGTAGATTGACCTTCTTGCCGGGACGCGCTCACTCTTCTCGGCCAATCGTTGCTTGACGACTTCTCGGAAGTAGTGCCATGCGATTCGGCGTTCTGTGGGCGATTGTCTTCTTGTGTTCGTTGGAGTGCCGCGGACAAGAGCCGGACGGGACCTACTACATTCCCTTCGGATCGATCGTTACGAAGGTGGATGCCCCCTTCAAGACGAGCGGCACGGACAAGGTCGTCATTCCGGCCAAGACCATGCTGACGGTCATTGTCGTCAAAGGGAATGACGTGAGAGTCGAATGGCACGACGGCCGGCGTCTTCTCCGCGGATCGCTCAAGCGGGAAGATACCCTTCCAATGTCCAAGGGCTTCCTCTTTCTGGACGAGGAACTCAAGGCATCGCCTACGGCGCGAAACTACGAAGCCCACGGTCTTTTCACACACTCGCTCGGAGAGTACGACGAGGCAATCAAGCAGTTTGACAAGGCCATTGAACTCGAACCGAGCAAGGCGACGTACTATCTGAGCCGGGGACTGTCCTATGACGCGAAGGGAGAGTTCGAGCAGGCGATCGAAGACTACACCCGATGCCTTAAACTCAATCCAGAGATGACGCGAGCCCTCTGTTGCCGGGCGGGTCTCCTGGCGGAGACCGGGAAGGATGACGAGGCCATCCAGGATGTCGAGGCAGCAATCGCACTCGATCCGAAAGATCCCCGCAATCTCCAGCAGCGAGGCTGGCTCATGGAAAAAAAGAGGGAGTTTGCCGCTGCGATTCGAGACTACGAGGCGTCCGTGCGTGTCGCCCCCGACTATGTCGCCGGCCACAACGCTGTCGCCTGGGTCTTGGCAACCTGTCCCGATGACAAACTGAGGAACGGTGCCAAGGCGGTGGTCGCCGCGACAAAGGCCTGCAAGCTAACCAACTGGGTCAGCTCTGGAGAGCTCGACACCCTGGCTGCCGCCTGCGCGGAGAAGGGCGACTTCAAGAATGCCGTGAAGTGGCAAACGAGAGTCGTCAAGTCGGATGACCCGCAGTTCGGAGAAGAGCACGAGGCCCGGCTCAAGCTGTATGAGACCAGGAAGCCCTATCACCAGGAATGACCCGATGGCTTTTTCGTGGTCTGCCGAACCGGTCCAGCGGTAGGGGGCTGGGTTGTCTCACGGGACAGAACTGCTCATGGTGCGAGGGTGAAGCTCCATCGCGAGAATTCTTCCGCATCGCCCACCGTGAGAGACATCGACGTGAAGGTGAACCTGATCGCACTCGCCGTCGGCCTGCTGGCGTTCCTCCCAGTCGGATCGGCCGACGAACGAAGCCCGGCCCCCATCGTCCTGACCGCCAACGACCTGTCGATCGCAACGGGCCAACCGTCTCTCGTCCTGATGTCCTGCGGCTCCGTGCAGATCCCTGTCTGGTCGCTCTCCGGGGGGACCGTTGGGCAGTCGGTTGCCGGCCTCGTCGGAG of Planctomyces sp. SH-PL14 contains these proteins:
- a CDS encoding tetratricopeptide repeat protein translates to MLTVIVVKGNDVRVEWHDGRRLLRGSLKREDTLPMSKGFLFLDEELKASPTARNYEAHGLFTHSLGEYDEAIKQFDKAIELEPSKATYYLSRGLSYDAKGEFEQAIEDYTRCLKLNPEMTRALCCRAGLLAETGKDDEAIQDVEAAIALDPKDPRNLQQRGWLMEKKREFAAAIRDYEASVRVAPDYVAGHNAVAWVLATCPDDKLRNGAKAVVAATKACKLTNWVSSGELDTLAAACAEKGDFKNAVKWQTRVVKSDDPQFGEEHEARLKLYETRKPYHQE
- a CDS encoding trehalose-6-phosphate synthase; translation: MATTWDRARLEGLIGAELSNRKFIAVSNREPYIHRFTEDGIACFRPASGMSTAIDPIMMASGGTWIAHGAGDADAEVVDQNDSLQVPPDSPRYRLRRVWLTKEEEEGYYYGLSNRALWPLCHVTFTRPHFDEADWQTYRRVNERFADAVIREADGEPAVVFIQDYHFCLLPRLLKERGGDLKILQFFHIPWPNHEMFRPFPWKEELLDGLLGNDLLGFHIRYHCQNFLTTVDRFLEARIDHEHSEITRQGQSTMVRPFPISIDAEAHARMADSDDVTARMEKWRKRLRLGNRLLGLGIERLDYTKGIPERLRGYEKFLTEHPEWHGKTVFLQIAVPSRSHLTEYQRIEEEVDLAIERINWKFRQPHWQPVVLIKEHQSQPEMMALHRLAHYMTVSSLHDGMNLVAKEFVMSRSDNAGVLILSRFTGAYRELEQAVGINPFASHEVAQAIAFALTMSPDDQALRMSRMREHVLQNNVYRWGGKFLSTLLRISDRFEP
- a CDS encoding chloride channel protein — protein: MALLFVTLDLERDSNSISMGTVMKSLAAVVSWFVGTENASIAKWILLSSAIGIVAGLGAIVFQISSQAVFHHTLGNLAHYSPGEPRGEHTPFTHDAESPLSPVMLLVAITLGGLVSGILVYTFAPEAEGHGTDAAIEAFHQKRGYIKPLIPIVKLVASAVTIGTGGSGGREGPIAQIGAGFGSFLGTRLGLSSRDRRLMLTAGIAAGVGSIFRAPLAAAIFSAEILYRDADLETDAIIPSAISSIVGFSVYSLSLPADKRFMPLFGNGLGYSVTSIAELLPLTLLVAVLVAASFAYVRVFYGLHAAFKKVPVSPQLRPAIGAFLTGLCGLGLYFTSGRNPHLLSVLSTGYGVLQTALENAQSLGATTLILVAVFKILTTSLTIGSGGSGGVFGPSMVIGGCLGAAVGLAAHSVVPSLAPKPEIFAIVGMAGFFAGSAHAPISTIIMVSEMTGDYRLLLPTMWVSTLCFLLCHRWSLYEKQVPTRMDSPAHRGDFLVDVLEGLHVKDVQLRQRETIRESMTMKQIMDVLPTTRQSIFPVVDMGDRVVGVFSIDDVRSYFFDQSIWTLANARDVMTTRIVSLTPKDDLNTALRRFTSVNVDELPVLSEEGAKLLGMLSRKDTVAEYNRRVLAHQEAVAAHA